DNA from Streptomyces sp. NBC_01476:
GCACCCTGGAGATCGCCTACGGCCTCGGCCGGGAACCCTCGTACGCCGTTTCACTGCCGCTCGGCGCGGCCCGCCTCACCCGCGACCACCTCACCTCGCGGCAGGACAAGCCGTGCACCAAGAAGGACCTGCGCGAACTGCAGGAGCACATCCGGGCCGGTCTGGCCGCCCCGGCCGCCGCCGTGGCCGGCCACCCGGCGCCGGCCCTGCGGGTCGCCACCTCACGGACCTTCACCCAGCTGGCCTGCCTCACCGGCGCCCCCTCCGCCAAGGCCGGCCCGTACGCGGTCCGCACGCTGGACCGCGGGGCGCTGGCGCGGTGGATTCCCCGGCTGGCCCGGATGGCCCCGGCGCAGCGGGCCACGCTGCCCGGCATCTCCCGCGGCCGGGCCCCGCAGATGCTGGCCGGTGCGCTGGTCGCCGACGCGGTGATGGACCTGCTCGGTGTCGACCGCTTCACCGTCTGCCCGTGGGCGCTGCGCGAGGGCATCTTCCTCGACCGGCTGACCTCTTTCACCCGCACACCGGCGGCCCGCAACCGCGCGGTTCCGACCACGGTGGTGCGCCGCCCGCGGCGCGCGGTGCGCAGCTGACCCGAACGGCGCGCATTCCCGCCGGAATTGACGGTGCCGGCGGGGGCGAGGCGAAGGCAAAGGGAAGCAAAAAGGCGCCGGAAAAGCGCGCCGCCCCGGCCGTAAAAGCACAAGCAATGCCCGGGTAAAGGACGTTGAATCGCCTTTTCCGCAAGGGAATCCGCCCTTCGCGTGAGGGCTCGCCCGTGTGTGCGGCGGTCGCGTCCGCCCGGCGGGGCAACCAGGCACCCGCGTACGGCGGTCCGGGGGCCGTGCGGCACACTCTCCTCGACAGCGACGGCCCGGGACGGGCACGTCGCAAGGGTGGGAAAGCCACAAGGGGGCAAAGATGATCATCTGGGGTACCCGGAGCTACCTGTACCAACTCGCCATGCTGACCCTGGTCTGCGGGCGCTGCGGCAACCCGGCCGCGCACACCCTCCGCAAGCGCGTGGTGAAGTTCACGCTCTTCTTCATCCCGCTCTTCCCGGTCAGCACGAAGTACTCCACGCAGTGCACCTTCTGCGGGGCGCAGCAGCAGCTGCCCAAGGAGCAGGCCGAGCAGCTGCAGGCACAGGCCGCCGGGCCGGTCCGGCCGCAGCAGGGACAGGCGCCGCAGCAGGCCGCTCCGCAGGGCCAGAACCCGTACCAGAACTGATCACTGCCCGGGGGCCGGGCGGCGGGGGGAGCGGGGGAGACCGGACACCGAGGGGCCCGGCGGGAGATGGTCCCGCCGGGCCCCTGGCTTCGCCCGCGTGCCTACTTCTTGAAGGACTTCAGGTACGCCAGGGTCGGCGAGCCGACACCCGTCGCGTTGTCGAAGCCGGGCACCGCGTTGAGCGTGGTGTCCTGGCCGAAGGCGATCAGGCGGACCGAGAGCGTGCCGTTGATGACACCGAAGTCGGTGACGTTGGTCAGCGGGATCCGGCCCTTCTGGGCCGCCTTGTCCACGACGTCGGTGAACTTCTTGTGCTGGTCGTAGATCGTCGGGTTGGCGAAGCCGATCGGGCGGTGCTTCGCCTGGATCGCGTCGGCCTGCACCGCGGCGAACTCCGGCGAGGAGACGCTGGTGCCGCCGTAGCCGCCCTCGCTGTAGTCGGCGCCGTCCGAGATGCCGACCAGCACCGAGGTGTACAGGTCACCGTTCATGGAGACGTCCGGGGTGACGCGCTGCGCGGTCCGGCTGGTCGCACCGGTCATCAGGGTGTGCGACAGCAGGGTCGGCACGACACCGACCTGGTAGCCGGGCTGCTTGAAGTCCTCGCTGGTGCCGCCGCCACCACCGAAGTAGAACGGCGCGGGCAGCGGGGTCCAGCTCTTGCCGTCCGCGGACAGGGCGGAGCGCTCGGTGCCCATGTCGGTCTCGAAGCCGTACGCGCCTGCCTTGCTGGCCAGGCCGAGCGCGGTGCCGCCGACCGAGGTCACCCACGGGTCGGAGTCGGGCCAGTTGGCCTGCGCGCGCAGGGTGTCCGGCTGGCAGTTGGCGCCGGTCGAGGCCGCCACCGGGCCGCTGTCGCCGCAGTCGCCCGCGGAGAAGTTGATGGTGATGCCCTCGATCGCGGCCTCCTGGAAGACCTGCTCGTAGGCGGCGATCTCGGTGGCGCTGACATCGGCGCCGTCCGTGGTGTGCATGATCTCGCCCCACGAGTTCGTGATCACGTCAGCACGGTGGTTGTCGACGATGTTGCTGATCGCGCCCAGCAGGTCGTCGTCGTTGCAGGAGTCGGCACCGACGTAGAGGACGTCGGCGTCCGGGGCGAGCCCGTGCGCCATCTCGACGTCCAGCGCCTCCTCGGGCGCCCAGCCCTCGGGTCCGCCGCAGAGATCCTGGTCCGTCCACTGGGACGGGTCCACGATCTCGGTGTACTGGCCGGACTTGAACGCCTTGTCACCGTGGTTGCGCGCGTACTGGTTGGCGTCCGCCAGCATGGTGGAGCTGCCGTACGCGTCCACGACCGCGATCGTCGCGCCCTTGCCGGTCAGGCCGGAGGCGGTGATGCCGTAGGCCTTGCGCAGCTGCGAGGGGTAGAACGAGCACTGGTCGAACGGCACCGGGGACTTGGTGAATCCGGCCGGCGCGCCCTTGGCCAGCTTCTGGCCCCAGTAGTCGGAGCAGGTGGCCTCGGTCGGCAGGCCCTTGCCCGGCTTGCCGTTCTTGTCCGCGGGGGTGGTGCTGACCTTCCGCGAGTCCGGCTTCACCACGTTGGTGCCGGCCGAGGCGAGGCCGTTGACGCCGAGGATCGCGGAGGAGACCTTGGCCGGGATCACCACGTCGCGGGCCGGCGCGTGCTGCAGCTTCCCGCTCACCCGGTACTGGTGGATCCCGGTACCGAACGCCTTGGTGATCGCGGTGTTGGTGCCCTTGACCGTGATCGCGTGCTCGGTGGTGGTGACCACCGTGAGCCCCGAGTCGGTCGCCCACTGCTGCACGGCCTTGACCTGCGCCTTGGTGGCACCGAAGCGGGCCTGGTACGCCGCCGGGCTCAGGAACTTGCCGTAGCTCGCGCTCTTCGGGTCCGAGACGGCGGTGGCGTACGTGGTGAGGCCCTTGGCGTCCTGGCCGGCCAGGTACACGGTGCCGGTGATCTCGGTGGAGGCGGGCACGGCGCCGGCGTCGGCGGAAGGGGCGGCCCACTTCGGGTGCGTTCCCGCGATGGTCTTGGCGGCCGGCGCGGGGGCGGTCGCCTGCGACGGCATGGCGAGGATCAGCGAGCCGGAGACGAGCGCCAGGGACGCTGCCGCGACCACGCCTATCCGGGCCCGCACGACGCGGGGATTTCGTATGTCGGTAATGACGACTCCAACGTGATGGTCCGTAGGGAGGAGACAACTTGGCGGGTGCACGCGGTTGGGCGTACTCGGCTGTAGTGTGCACGCCACATGAGGAGCCTGGGAACGGTCATCCGCATTTGTTAGGTGGACCTTTAATAAGCGGCCGGGGTTTTCCACAGCCATAACTCAGGTCAGAAGCGGGCGATAGCTGCGAATCGCCCTCAGGCGTCCCATCCCGCGCGGCAGTTGGCCCGGCGCGGTGGCCGGCCTACGGGGCCGTGGGGCTCTTGCGGTGGTCCGCGGCCCAGCGGTCCATCCGGGCGGTGATGTCGGCGAAGTGCTCGGCGATCGAGGCGGCGGCGGCGTCCGGGTCGCGTGAGCGCAGCGCTTCCAGGACCTGGCGGTGCTGGCGCACCACCTGCTGGTGGTCGGTGCGCGGCTTGCCGACCTCGGCCTCCAACTGCCGGTAGACGCCACAGAAGAGCGCGATGAGCTGGAGCACCAGGACATTGCCGAGCGGTTCGTAGAGCAGTTCGTGGAAGCGCCGGTCGTGCCCGGCCCGGCCGGTGTCGCCGTCGGCCTCCAGCGCGTCCAGCTCCTCCTGGAGCCGGTCCAGGTCCGCGGCCGACAGAGCGAGCGCCGAGCGGCGGATGAGGCCGCTCTCCAGCAGGGCGCGCACCTCCACGATGTCCCGCAGCGCGCGCGGATTCTCCCGGCGGACCGCGAGCCGGGTGTGGAAGAGCAGCCCGGGGGCCATCGGGAGCACCTGGGACGTCCCCACATAGGTGCCGTAGCCGTGCCGGATGTCCACGATGCCGAGCGCCTGGAGGCTCTTCAGTGCCTCGCGGACCGAATTCCGGCTGACGCCGAGGGCGCGCATCAGTTCGGTCTCCGCGGGCAGCGCCTCGCCCGGGTCCAGGTCCAGTTCCACGATCAGGTCGATGACCTGGTCCTGCACGGTCGGCCGCCGGTTGCGGCCCGGTGCCGCGCCCTCCGGCGCGGGGGGCTTGCGCTGCGCTGGCATGGCGCCTAGGTTACCGCCATGTGTAGGACGTTGGACGTCCTACGTCCTACCTTCACTCGTCCGTCCGTCCGCTCACTCCCCCACCCAGCCAGCCACCTATCCACCCACCCGCTCACCCATCCGTCCGCCCCCGCTCCCGAGGATGCGAGCCGCATGACCGACACCGCCGCACCACCGCTGCAATGGCGGGCCGAGCTGTCCCGGCAGGACCGGAAGGCGTTCTCGGCCGCCTGGCTCGGCTACGCCATGGACGGCTTCGATTTCGTGCTGATCACCCTGGTACTGACCGAAATCGCCAAGGATTTCCATCTTTCCACCGTCACGGCGGCGACCCTGGTCTCCGCGGCCTTCGTGTCGCGCTGGTTCGGCGGACTGGCGATCGGCGCGCTCGGCGACCGGCTCGGGCGCCGCCCCGCCATGGTGCTGAGCATCGCCCTCTACGCGGTCGGCTCGGTGCTGTGCGGATTCTCCTGGGACTACTGGTCCCTCTTCGCCTTCCGGATGGTCGTCGGCCTCGGCATGGCCGGTGAGTACAGCGCCAGCGCCACGTACATCATCGAGAGCTGGCCGCGCCGGATGCGGAACACCGCGAGCGGCATGCTCCTCTCCGGCTACCCGCTGGGCGGTGTGCTGGCCGCCAAGACGTACGCGTGGGTGGTGCCGCACACCAGCTGGCGGGTGCTCTTCTGGATCGGCATCCTGCCGGTGGTCCTCGCGGTCTACCTGCGCCGGCGGCTGCCGGAGGCGACCGACTGGAAGCAGGCCCGCGAGGCGCACGGGGAGCCGGTCAGCGCCACCCGGCTGCTCTTCGCCGGCCGCCGCAGGACCTGGAACGTGCCGGTCTGCCTGGTCGCCGCGGTCGCGCTGCTCGTGGTGCTCCGCGGCGAGCCGACGGCGGTCACACTGCCGCTGATCGCGGTCACCATAGCCTGCTTCGTCGCGCTCACCGTGCAGTTCGCCGGCCGCCTGTGGCCGGTGGTGGTGGCGCTGATGGTCACCGTCTTCTGCGCGTTCCTCTACTCCTGGCCGCTGCAGTCGCTGCTGCCGACGTACCTCAAGACGCATCTGCACTACGACCCGGCGCAGGTCTCCGACGCGCTGCTCTACGCCGGCATCGGCTACGCGGCCGGCTCGGTGCTCACCGGCTACCTCGGTGACCGGTTCGGCACCCGGCAGGCGTACATCGGCATGCTGATCGCGTCGCTCGCCTTCGTCTACCCGGTCTTCGCCCTGGGTGAGGGGCACACGGTCTGGCTGTGGGTGCTGCTCTTCCTGCTGCTGGCCACCAGCCAGGGCGCGTCCGGGATTCTCCCGAAGTACGTCTCGCAGTTCTACCCCATCCGCCTGCGGGCCGCCGCGCTCGGCTTCAGTTACAACGTCGGCGCACTGGGCGGGGCGGCGGCGCCGGTGCTGGGCGCGAAGCTGGCGAAGCCGCTCAGCCTGGGGACCTCGATCACGGTCCTGGGCCTCGCACTCACCGCGGTGGTCGTGCTGCTGGTCGGCTTCGACCTGCCGGGCCGGATGCAGCGGCGGGTGGACGCGCGGCATCCCGGGGCGGCCGACGTGTACGAACCCGGCGGGACGGCAGCTCCGGCCGTCGTCGCCGCCATCGATCCGAAGAGTGAGAAGGTCTGATGTTCCACGGAGTCGTTCCTCCCCTGTGCACCCCGCTCACCGAGGACGGGGAGGTGGACACCCGCTCGTTGGAGCGGCTCACCGCGTTCCAGCTCGACGCGGGCGTGCACGGCCTGTTCGTCGGCGGCTCCACCGGGGAGGTCGCCCAGCTGACCGACACCGACCGCGACACCGCGCTGCGTACCGTCGTCGCCACCGCGGCCGGGCAGGTCCCGGTGCTGGCCGGCGCGATCGACACCGGCACCCGGCGGGTGCTGGAGCACGCCCGGCGGGCCCAGGCGCTGGGCGCGGACGCGGTGGTGGTGACCGCGCCGTTCTATGTGGGCGTGGGCGAGGCGGAGGTGCGCGCGCACTACGAGATGCTGCACGCGGCCCTCGACCTGCCGCTGGTCGCGTACGACATCCCGTCCAACGTCGGCTTCAAGCTCCCGTCGGGCCTGGTCACGGAGCTGGCCCAGCGGAAGGTGATCGTCGCGGTCAAGGACTCCTCCGGCGACCTGGAGGGCTTCCAGCGGGTGCTGGACGGGGCGGCGGCCACCGGGCTCGACTGCCTGACCGGCTCCGAGACCCTCGCCGACCTGGCGATGGCCCGCGGCGCGGACGGTATCGTCCCCGGCCTCGGCAACGTCGACCCGCACGGGTACGTGCGTCTGTACGAGGCCGCCCGCGCCGGGGACTTCGCCGCCGCCCGCGCCGAACAGCGGCGCCTGACAGCCCTGTTCACCATCGTCGAGATCGCCGACCGGTCCCGCGTCGGCCGTATCTCCGGCGCGCTCGGCGCCTTCAAGGCGGCCCTCGTCGCCCGCGGCGTGATCGACCACCCCCGCACCCAGTCCCCGCTGCTTCCCCTCACCGAGCAGGAGACCCGCTCCGTCGCGGACCGCTTGGCAGCAGCGGGCCTCCCCCGGATCCCCTGACCGCCGCCCGCCGACCGCCGGCCCCGCGGGGTGGGGCGGCTGATCCGCTCAGCTCAGCGCAAGCCGATCGTTCTTAGCCGATCGTTCTTATGGGAGGTCGTTGTCATGCCGTTGCGCCGACGTCAGCTCGTCGTGTTGCCGCTTGCCGCGGGGATGGTGGGCTGGGGCGGGTGGCCGGCGCGGGCCTCCGCGGCCGGTTCCGGTCCCCGCGACGCCGCGGAATCCGTACCGTTCACCGCGGGGGAGGACGGCTACGCCGTGTACCGGGTGCCCGCCGTGGTGCGCACCCGGCGCGGCACGCTCGTGGCGTTCGCCGAGGCGCGGGCCGGGAGTTCGGACACCGGCAGCATCGTGGTGGTCGCCAGGCGCTCGGCGGACGGGGGCCGCAGCTGGGGACCGCTCGCCGTGGTGGCCGGCGACGGCAGCGACACGCACGGCAACCCGGCGCCCGTGGTGGACCCGCGTACCGGCCGGATCACTCTGCTGACCTGCACCAACGCTGCCGACGCCACCGAAGCCGCGATCATGTCCGGCACGGTACCGGCCGCGGCCGGCCGCCGCGTGTGGGTGCGGCACAGCGACGACGACGGGCGGCGCTTCAGCGCACCCCGCGAGATCACCGCCGAGGCCAAGCACCCCGGTTGGCGCTGGTACGCCACCGGCCCCGGCCACGGCGTCGCCGTGACGGCCGGTCCGCACCGGGGCCGCCTCGTGGTGGCCGCCAACCACTCCACCGCGCCGCCGGCCGGCTCCGCCGACACCGGCACCGGCACCGAGGACAAGTACTACGGCGGCCACTGCCTGCTCAGCGACGACGGCGGCACCCACTGGCGGATCGGTTTCGTGGACGGCACCCCCGACGGTGTGGTCAACGCCAACGAGTCCGCGGTGGCCGAACTCCCCGACGGCAGCCTCTACTTCAACGCCCGCGACCAGAACGGCACCGCGCCGGGCGTCCGGGTGGACGCCTGGAGCGACGACGCGGGCGAGACCCTGCGCCGCCCTTACGCGCCCCAACCCGGCCTCGCCGGACCGGTGGTGGAGGGCAGCGTGCTGCAGCCGGCCGGCGGCCCACTGCTCTTCGCCGGCCCCAGCGATCCCGCCGCCCGGGCCGCGATGGCCGTACGGGCGTCCACCGACGGCGGCCACAGCTGGACGACCGTGCGCACCCTCTCCCAGCTCCCCGCCGGATACTGCGACCTGGTCCAGAGCGCCGGCGGGGAGGTGGGCCTGCTGTACGAGAGCGGTACGACGTCCCCCTACGAGCGGATCGTCTTCACCCGCATCCCGCTGCGCGGCCTGCGGCCGTGATCCGGCCGGGACCGCCGCGCCGCCTCAGGTGTTGCCGGCGAGGTTCTGCACCCCGGAGAGGGGGCCGTTGAAGTAGTCCTGGTCGCCGGGGAAAGTGCCCGAGTCGGCGTGCTGCCAGAAGGTGTAGAAGGGCCAGCCCTTCGGCAGTGTGCCGGCGCTGGACGCGTAACGGGCCACGAAGAGCGGGTGGTTGGCCGCGAAGACGGAGCTGTTCCCGGTGCAGGTGGTCCACCAGCTGCTGGAGGTGTAGATCGTCGCCCACCGCGAGGTCTTGGCGTGCACCTCCGTGACGAAGTCCGAGATCCAGTTGACCATCGCGGACTTGCTCAGTCCGTAGCAGGTGGCGCCGTACGGGTTGTACTCGATGTCCACCATGGGCGGCAGCGTCTTGCCGTCCTTCGACCAGTTCCCGCCGTGCGCGACGAAGTAGTCGGCCTGCGCCTTGCCGGTGGACGAGTCCGGGATCGCGAAGTGGTAGGCGCCGCGGATGAGGCCGGCCTTGTAGGAGTTGGTGTAGTTCGTGTTGAAGGTGGCGTCCCGGTAGGAGGTGCCTTCGGTGGCCTTGATGTACGTGAAGCGGGCGCCCTTCTTGTAGGCGCCCGCGAAGTCGACCGTGCCCTGCCAGCTGCTGATGTCGAAACCGTTGGTCTGGGTGACCCGGGAGGTGGTCTTGCTGCCGGTGCTCTCCACGGCCCGGCCTTCGTGCGCGACGACCGTCGAGCCGAGCCAGTCGCGCTCGGGGTGGGTGGGGCGGTGGCGGGAGTCGGTGGCGCCGCTGGCCGTGCCGGGGACGGCGGTGGTCAGGGCGGCCAGCGCGGCGAGCGCGCCGCCGAGTCCCAGCAGGGAGCGGCGGCGCGAGGTCCATCGGTGTCGTGGTGCGGGTCCGGTGTACTGCATGCGGTGCCTCCAAGGTGTGGGGTGATTCCTTGGTGTGGATTTGGGCCGTGTACAGAGTGAAACCAGCGCAAATACGACCCAATAGGTGTTATTGCACCACTCCGTCCCTGCTCATGGGCGCTGGACCCGCGGGTCCGCCCGGTTCTGCCCATCGCATGGCCGCGGCGCACGACGCGCGCGCCGCCGCCGTCCGGGTGACGGCGGCGGTGACGGCGACAGTGACGGCGATGGCGACCGCGGCGGCTCCGGTGAGGGCCGCTGATGACGCATTCCTTACGGGCCGGCGGGACGGCCCCGCCGGGGAACAGCGGTCCCGGGGGCCGCGTTGACGCCGACAACAGAGAGGGGCGAGACGATGACGAACTCCGAGCAGGTAAGGAACGCGGAGCAGGTCACCCGCCAGGCCCGTTTCGGCAGGCTGCCGGAGCGGATCAGGATCGAGGACACCGTCGAGGAGACACCCGCGACCGTGCTGGACCCGGCGCGGAACACGTACAACGCCGACGAGTGGCTGATCCGTAACGTCGTCTAGCCGGACACGGAGCCGGAGCCGGGCGTGCGTGTGCGGCGGCCGGCCCCCCAGCCAGGGGGCCGGCCGCCGTGTGCTGCCGGGGCGCGCCGGTCAGGCGCCGCCGAGGTCGAACTGCTCCCAGGCGCCGATGGTGGTGCGGTTCGCGACCAGGGCGGACGCGCCGGCGTTCTCCGCGGTGACGTAACGGTTGTTCACCACGGCCTGGAAGCTGACGGTGCCGTTGGCGTTGTCGATCCGGCGGAAGGTCTCCCACTGGCTCACCGACGTGCGGTTGGCGATCAGCGGTGCGGCGCCGGCGTTCTCCGCGGTCACGATCTTCCCGTTCGCGTGTGCGCGCAGGGCGACGGCGCCGCCCCCCTGGTCCAGCAGGTCGAAGGTCTCCCACCCCTGGGCGGTCGTCCGGTTGGCGATCAGCGGTGCGGCGCCCGCCTTGTCGGCGGTCACGAAGAGCCCGTTGGCACGGGCCCGCAGGGTCACCGCCGTGCTGGTGCCCGGGCCGCCGGTGCCGCCGCCGGGCGCGGCGAGCCCGGCGAGTTCGGTGCCGGCCAGCAGGAAGCCGCCGACGCCGAAGTCGGCGGTGCTGTCGTAGGTGACCGGCTGGCTGGAGTCCGGCCGGTCGCCGACCTTCTGGATGTAGCCGAGCACGCCGTCGGGGTGGACCGCGGTGGCCACCAGTCCGTTCCAGGCGCGGGCGGCCACCGGCAGGTAGGTGGCGCTGTCCACCAGTCCCGCGCCGATCGCGTACGCGGTGCCGTAGACGAAGAAGACGGTGCCGCTGGTCTCCGGGCCGGGGAAGTGGTCCGGGTCGGCGAGGTTGACGTTCCAGAAACCGTCCGTGCGCTGCACCGCGGCCACCGCGGTGACCAGCGCGGTGAGCGTGGCACGGTACTCGGCCGCGTCGGCCTGCCCGGCGGGCAGCGCCTTGAGCACCTTGGTGTGCGCCCCGGCCACCCAGCCGTTGCCGCGTGACCAGAGCACCGGCTTGCCGGACGGTGACAGGATGCCGCCGGGCAGGAAGTTCTTGTCGCGGTACCAGAGGCCGCGGCTCGGACTGTAGAGCCCGGGGCCGCCCTCGGCGCTCTTGGTGTGCTGGTAGAGGCTGTGCATCTTGGTCCAGTAGCCGCTGTCCCCGCGCAGCGCGCCCAGCCGTGCGAACTGCGGCATCGCCATGTGCAGGGCGTCGTCCCACCACCAGTCGTCGTTCTTGCCGACCTGGTCGGTGGAGGTCATCCGGTGCAGGCAGGTCTCGATGGCGCTGATGGTGGCGTCGTCCGGCGCGGCCTCGTAGAGGTCGAGGTACGCCTGGCCCGCGCACTGGTTGTCGGCGTCGCGGGTGGTGGTCCCGCCGTTCAGCCCGTAACCGTGCTGCTCCGCCCACCCGCGGACGTAGTCGAGGTAGCCGGCGTCCCCGGTGAGCCGCTGGAGGGCCATCAGCCCGCTCATGAAGGTGGCGTTGGCCCACAGATTGTCGCCGGGATCGCTGTGTGCGCCGAGCCAGTGGTCCGCGACGCGTCGCATCACCGCCACTATCGCGTCGCGCCCCGGCAGCGTGACCGCGGGCACCGCGAACGCGGCGGCCTGTGCCTGTCCGGCGGTTCGCGCGCCTCCGGCGGCGTGTGCGGTGCCGGCTCCGAGCGCCGGCAGCGCGGCGCCGGCGAGTGCCACCCCGCCGGCCAGGAAACTTCGTCGGTCCATAGGGACGCCTCTCGTGGAAAGTCGTGGGGGGACGAGGGCTTTTTCGTGCACGGCGAACGTGCCTCCGGCGCCTGGGTGTTCACATGGGCGAACTGTGGTCGCCGACGTGACCACGAAGGCCCCGCCGACCGTAGGACTGGACCAATCCCGCGTCAACCCTCCGCGCAGCGGAAGCCCCGCACGGGGACACCGGCCAGGCCGGGTCCGGCACACCGCCCGCGTCCGCCCGGAAGGCGGCCCGCGGTGTCCGTTGGGTGCGGTCGCACGGCGGAGGGAGATCAGCTCGCTATGCCGACGGAGCGTGCGTGCCAGGCGCCGCGGGACAGGCGGCTGGTGCCGGACACCGCCTCAGGGCTGTCCCGTCATCCCCGGCGGGCGCGCGACGACAGCTGCGGCGCCTCGCTGCGTTGTCGGGCCGTCCGGATACGACCCGGTATGAGGACGACCCTCCGCCTGGCGATCCACCGCATCTGACGCCGCACGCTGATCCACCGGGGATGACGGGACAGCCCTTAGGCTGGCCAGTCCGCGGGAGGAGAGGGAGGCGGACGGGGTGGGCGAGCGGCAGCGGGCGGCCGGGGTGGTGCGGTTCTGGCGGGCCGTCGAGCTGTTCAGCCCGCAGCAGGTGCCCGCGGTGCGGCCCGCGGAGCAGGTCTTCGCGGTGCGTCCTGACCGGCCGCTGCCGTGGGAGGCGCGCAGCCCGCTGCCGGCCGCGCGGCCGGGCCACGTGTGGCAGCACACCGTCTACTGCGGGGTCTTCGCCGTCGAACGGGTCCGTGACGTGCTCGCCGAGGTGTTCCCCGACGCCGCCCAGGAGGATCTGGACGGACGGGTCGGCGGCGACAGCGCCCTGCTGGCGTTCACGGTCAACGAGGACGGCCTGCTGCTCCAGGACTCGGTGGGCGTGTCGACCTGCGCCTGGGCGGTCGGCCGCACCCGGTCGCCGGGCCCGGACGACCTCGACTGGCTGGCGGGCTTCGCCGAACAGGCGGCCCACTGCGAACGGCAACTGCTGGATCTGGGCGACGGCCGGCTCACCGTGCGGCGGGGCGGCGCGGCGGCGGGCGCGAGCGGTCTGCTCGCGGCGGCCGGGCAACTCGTGGCGAACGCGGTGACCGGGGGCGCGGTGACCGGACTGACCACGCTCGCCACCGGCGCGGTGGGCCGCCTCCTCGACGGCGTGGTGGGCGAGGCGGCGCAGGCGGCGGCCGGCGGGGCCGTGGAGAGCCTGGCGACCGGAGTGGCGGACGCGGTCCTGGGCGGGGGCGGGACACACGAGCCGGCAGCGGCGAGGGCGGACGCGGCAGCGGCACCTGCACCGGCGGACGAGGACTGGCTGCCGGAGAATCTCGGCAGCCGCCCGCTGACCTTCGAGGGCATCGCCGCCTTCACCGCCTGGCTCGCCGCCCGGCTGGGGGTGACCGCCGACCTGGTGCCCGACGCGGCCCGGGTGCGGAGCGTGCGGGTACGGGAGGAGCACGCCGGTGAGTCCACCGGCCAGGACTTCCTCAACAGCTTCGTCGCCGAGGACCTGGAACGGGTCACGGGCGAACTGGCCCGGGGCCGGACCGGCCCGGCCCTCACCACCTATCTCACCGCCGCGGAGAGCATCGACACCGCGCGGCGCCGGGACGTCCGCGAGCACCCCGCCGAGGTGCTGGCCGGCGTCGAG
Protein-coding regions in this window:
- a CDS encoding Ppx/GppA phosphatase family protein, which produces MRVGVLDIGSQSAQLKIADLEPGLPPRPVTTVKQPVRIGEGTDRRGTINAAAIHRLVGAVTHAVAAAQAHQVDSLYPFATSAVRDAANSEDVLRAVRTACGVQLATMTGEEEARLTFLAARSWYGWSAGPMLLADLGGGTLEIAYGLGREPSYAVSLPLGAARLTRDHLTSRQDKPCTKKDLRELQEHIRAGLAAPAAAVAGHPAPALRVATSRTFTQLACLTGAPSAKAGPYAVRTLDRGALARWIPRLARMAPAQRATLPGISRGRAPQMLAGALVADAVMDLLGVDRFTVCPWALREGIFLDRLTSFTRTPAARNRAVPTTVVRRPRRAVRS
- a CDS encoding zinc-ribbon domain-containing protein, coding for MIIWGTRSYLYQLAMLTLVCGRCGNPAAHTLRKRVVKFTLFFIPLFPVSTKYSTQCTFCGAQQQLPKEQAEQLQAQAAGPVRPQQGQAPQQAAPQGQNPYQN
- a CDS encoding S53 family peptidase, coding for MRARIGVVAAASLALVSGSLILAMPSQATAPAPAAKTIAGTHPKWAAPSADAGAVPASTEITGTVYLAGQDAKGLTTYATAVSDPKSASYGKFLSPAAYQARFGATKAQVKAVQQWATDSGLTVVTTTEHAITVKGTNTAITKAFGTGIHQYRVSGKLQHAPARDVVIPAKVSSAILGVNGLASAGTNVVKPDSRKVSTTPADKNGKPGKGLPTEATCSDYWGQKLAKGAPAGFTKSPVPFDQCSFYPSQLRKAYGITASGLTGKGATIAVVDAYGSSTMLADANQYARNHGDKAFKSGQYTEIVDPSQWTDQDLCGGPEGWAPEEALDVEMAHGLAPDADVLYVGADSCNDDDLLGAISNIVDNHRADVITNSWGEIMHTTDGADVSATEIAAYEQVFQEAAIEGITINFSAGDCGDSGPVAASTGANCQPDTLRAQANWPDSDPWVTSVGGTALGLASKAGAYGFETDMGTERSALSADGKSWTPLPAPFYFGGGGGTSEDFKQPGYQVGVVPTLLSHTLMTGATSRTAQRVTPDVSMNGDLYTSVLVGISDGADYSEGGYGGTSVSSPEFAAVQADAIQAKHRPIGFANPTIYDQHKKFTDVVDKAAQKGRIPLTNVTDFGVINGTLSVRLIAFGQDTTLNAVPGFDNATGVGSPTLAYLKSFKK
- a CDS encoding FadR/GntR family transcriptional regulator yields the protein MPAQRKPPAPEGAAPGRNRRPTVQDQVIDLIVELDLDPGEALPAETELMRALGVSRNSVREALKSLQALGIVDIRHGYGTYVGTSQVLPMAPGLLFHTRLAVRRENPRALRDIVEVRALLESGLIRRSALALSAADLDRLQEELDALEADGDTGRAGHDRRFHELLYEPLGNVLVLQLIALFCGVYRQLEAEVGKPRTDHQQVVRQHRQVLEALRSRDPDAAAASIAEHFADITARMDRWAADHRKSPTAP
- a CDS encoding sialate:H+ symport family MFS transporter, whose protein sequence is MTDTAAPPLQWRAELSRQDRKAFSAAWLGYAMDGFDFVLITLVLTEIAKDFHLSTVTAATLVSAAFVSRWFGGLAIGALGDRLGRRPAMVLSIALYAVGSVLCGFSWDYWSLFAFRMVVGLGMAGEYSASATYIIESWPRRMRNTASGMLLSGYPLGGVLAAKTYAWVVPHTSWRVLFWIGILPVVLAVYLRRRLPEATDWKQAREAHGEPVSATRLLFAGRRRTWNVPVCLVAAVALLVVLRGEPTAVTLPLIAVTIACFVALTVQFAGRLWPVVVALMVTVFCAFLYSWPLQSLLPTYLKTHLHYDPAQVSDALLYAGIGYAAGSVLTGYLGDRFGTRQAYIGMLIASLAFVYPVFALGEGHTVWLWVLLFLLLATSQGASGILPKYVSQFYPIRLRAAALGFSYNVGALGGAAAPVLGAKLAKPLSLGTSITVLGLALTAVVVLLVGFDLPGRMQRRVDARHPGAADVYEPGGTAAPAVVAAIDPKSEKV
- a CDS encoding dihydrodipicolinate synthase family protein; its protein translation is MFHGVVPPLCTPLTEDGEVDTRSLERLTAFQLDAGVHGLFVGGSTGEVAQLTDTDRDTALRTVVATAAGQVPVLAGAIDTGTRRVLEHARRAQALGADAVVVTAPFYVGVGEAEVRAHYEMLHAALDLPLVAYDIPSNVGFKLPSGLVTELAQRKVIVAVKDSSGDLEGFQRVLDGAAATGLDCLTGSETLADLAMARGADGIVPGLGNVDPHGYVRLYEAARAGDFAAARAEQRRLTALFTIVEIADRSRVGRISGALGAFKAALVARGVIDHPRTQSPLLPLTEQETRSVADRLAAAGLPRIP
- a CDS encoding sialidase family protein: MPLRRRQLVVLPLAAGMVGWGGWPARASAAGSGPRDAAESVPFTAGEDGYAVYRVPAVVRTRRGTLVAFAEARAGSSDTGSIVVVARRSADGGRSWGPLAVVAGDGSDTHGNPAPVVDPRTGRITLLTCTNAADATEAAIMSGTVPAAAGRRVWVRHSDDDGRRFSAPREITAEAKHPGWRWYATGPGHGVAVTAGPHRGRLVVAANHSTAPPAGSADTGTGTEDKYYGGHCLLSDDGGTHWRIGFVDGTPDGVVNANESAVAELPDGSLYFNARDQNGTAPGVRVDAWSDDAGETLRRPYAPQPGLAGPVVEGSVLQPAGGPLLFAGPSDPAARAAMAVRASTDGGHSWTTVRTLSQLPAGYCDLVQSAGGEVGLLYESGTTSPYERIVFTRIPLRGLRP